In Pseudobacter ginsenosidimutans, the following are encoded in one genomic region:
- a CDS encoding RagB/SusD family nutrient uptake outer membrane protein: MRTVTTLVIAALILTGSSCKKFLATYSQNQTFLQSVDDLKEVLLGEGYAARGQFWGNLAFMDDDAVHNPSPYSTSRLFEPFGIHFWQQVPEVTSEGKLYSYYADTYVMAYKKIAALNTVLFNIPLLREKNAPEEKLRQLSGEAHVLRAYYYFLLVNIYGKPYRAATAASDYGVPLKISSEIQYTPFQRASVQQVYDQIETDLLDAEKELNGFNETSVVRGNQALAQTLLSRVYLHQEKYEKVVTYADKVIAKQYRLSDMNAWVSGKPFLTRVSPELIFTIGEARDNITDKMKELFSFVYDIETYKVSEDLLGIFSQKDLRWSVYFKKAGNGDFLARKTGEQTQTDLADLGSFRLPELYLNKAEALAMLNRNEEAIATMQELRKYRFKPQDLTAIDLSGAPLIDFVRNERRRELCFEFHRWFDLRRYGVNSKHPFGKIIRHPSIGTDGMGGVMCWVIMSLSPIQKSHQLMYSLYQPQKLNLARESLPMRPAPTGP, encoded by the coding sequence ATGAGAACAGTTACTACATTGGTTATTGCTGCGCTTATTTTAACAGGCTCGTCCTGCAAAAAATTTCTGGCGACCTATTCGCAAAACCAAACATTTTTACAATCTGTTGACGACCTGAAAGAAGTACTATTGGGGGAAGGATATGCTGCCAGGGGTCAGTTTTGGGGTAACCTGGCTTTCATGGATGATGACGCAGTACACAATCCGTCACCCTATAGCACCAGCCGGCTATTTGAACCATTTGGCATTCACTTTTGGCAACAAGTTCCGGAAGTGACAAGTGAAGGGAAATTATATAGTTATTATGCGGATACGTATGTCATGGCTTATAAAAAGATTGCAGCCCTCAACACCGTATTGTTTAATATCCCTCTTTTGAGAGAAAAAAATGCTCCGGAAGAAAAACTACGGCAACTATCAGGAGAAGCCCATGTATTAAGAGCTTACTACTATTTCTTATTGGTGAATATTTATGGAAAACCTTATCGTGCTGCCACCGCTGCTTCAGATTATGGCGTCCCATTGAAAATTAGCTCTGAGATACAATACACCCCCTTTCAAAGAGCCAGTGTTCAACAGGTTTATGACCAGATTGAAACTGACCTGCTCGATGCCGAAAAAGAGCTTAACGGGTTTAATGAAACATCAGTAGTAAGAGGCAACCAGGCACTGGCCCAAACTTTATTAAGCAGGGTATACCTACACCAGGAAAAATATGAAAAAGTGGTGACCTATGCAGATAAGGTTATTGCAAAACAATACAGGCTCAGCGATATGAATGCCTGGGTATCCGGCAAGCCATTTCTGACACGCGTATCTCCGGAGCTGATTTTTACTATAGGCGAGGCCAGAGATAATATTACCGATAAAATGAAAGAACTTTTTTCTTTTGTTTATGACATAGAAACTTACAAGGTTTCCGAAGATTTGCTGGGAATATTTTCTCAAAAAGACCTGAGATGGTCAGTCTATTTTAAGAAAGCGGGTAACGGCGATTTCCTGGCAAGAAAAACGGGTGAACAGACTCAAACTGATCTTGCAGATCTGGGCTCATTCCGCCTGCCGGAATTATACCTGAATAAAGCAGAAGCCCTCGCGATGCTGAACCGGAATGAAGAAGCTATTGCCACCATGCAGGAATTACGCAAATACCGGTTTAAGCCACAAGATCTTACTGCTATCGATCTAAGCGGAGCACCATTGATTGATTTTGTAAGAAACGAACGCCGCAGAGAGCTTTGTTTTGAATTTCATCGTTGGTTTGATCTGAGACGATATGGCGTGAACAGCAAGCATCCTTTTGGTAAAATCATCCGTCACCCCTCTATTGGCACAGATGGGATGGGGGGAGTTATGTGCTGGGTTATTATGAGCTTAAGCCCTATACAGAAGAGCCATCAGCTTATGTACTCTCTATACCAACCGCAGAAATTGAATTTGGCCAGGGAGTCATTACCAATGAGGCCCGCCCCAACCGGCCCCTGA
- a CDS encoding SusC/RagA family TonB-linked outer membrane protein gives MIKGEYNKRYTGQVNFDLNYRKLKAQFSIMANKIDRQYTPTEVGVMNYAYATSRAIPLYNQNDSLYYFANSKNGQIAPRPSFNIVNEMNRSGQTINGSGYTATANFNYELMQGLQLEAILSYSATNTEQRSWYEEQTNHMDLLRGEDPNDPTKNRYPFGGILQTQHNRQSAYTIRGQANYSRFVDKDKKHLITATFGSELSSTKNSGIVQSAPGYYPERGYTFVSVDNVGDRFPAYAQLLTSSEWAPVITEGLNNLASMYLTASYIYDDRYVLSANTRSDFSNAFGTRSNERFLPTWGLSGRWNIDRDLLKHIRWVNQASLRVSYGTQGSMLPGQTPYTIIQKGPLETYFQDFTSLIVNYPNPNLKWEKTDAYNAALDFTLFNAKINGSVTVFYKRTSNAFLTRTISEVNGRNSYVVNGGNIENKGIELLFNFTPINQTLGSSNQKFIWRIDPQLGQVFNTLLNKAIKIEGKGSLADAATRDTYANYLAGQVILDGKAVNTFYSYRFKGLNQKGQPVFYGAEPENAEELINRYNKMSNQELLGAVLVESGKREPVLQGGIANYIAYGSWSLNFNVTYSIGNKIRLLQIASGNYGAYAPSSQQNLRKEFVDRWRYPGDELKTTIPGLYPRGLPVNWWSTATKSFTSFATDYYQMYDNSDIRVVSGDYIKLQSVILNYTCAPELCRHMHLKAARLSLSGSNLFTWASKDLRGQDPTQSGSSPNINLSIRPVYTFSINVSF, from the coding sequence GTGATCAAAGGTGAATATAACAAACGGTATACCGGCCAGGTAAATTTCGATCTCAATTACAGAAAGCTGAAGGCTCAGTTCAGTATTATGGCCAATAAGATTGACCGGCAGTATACGCCTACCGAAGTAGGCGTTATGAACTACGCCTATGCCACCAGCCGGGCCATTCCGTTATACAATCAAAACGACAGCCTGTATTATTTTGCCAACAGCAAGAACGGACAGATTGCCCCAAGGCCCAGCTTCAATATCGTAAACGAAATGAACCGTAGTGGCCAAACCATTAATGGCAGCGGTTATACTGCTACAGCCAATTTCAATTATGAATTGATGCAGGGGCTGCAACTGGAGGCTATTCTTTCTTACTCGGCAACTAACACGGAACAACGTTCCTGGTATGAAGAGCAAACCAATCATATGGATCTGTTGAGAGGCGAGGATCCAAATGATCCAACAAAAAATCGATATCCTTTCGGAGGCATATTGCAAACGCAGCATAACCGGCAAAGCGCTTACACTATACGCGGACAGGCAAACTACAGCCGTTTTGTTGACAAGGATAAAAAACACCTTATCACGGCAACATTTGGTAGCGAATTGTCTTCTACAAAAAATAGTGGTATAGTTCAATCAGCGCCTGGCTACTATCCTGAAAGAGGATATACTTTCGTCAGTGTCGATAACGTTGGGGACAGGTTTCCTGCCTATGCCCAATTATTGACCAGTAGCGAATGGGCGCCTGTTATTACGGAAGGGCTGAATAACCTGGCTTCCATGTATCTTACGGCCAGTTACATTTATGATGACCGGTATGTGCTGAGCGCCAATACCCGCAGTGACTTTTCAAACGCGTTTGGCACCCGCAGCAACGAAAGATTTCTTCCAACCTGGGGGCTTTCGGGCAGATGGAATATAGACAGAGATCTGTTGAAACATATAAGATGGGTGAATCAGGCATCATTACGTGTTTCTTATGGCACGCAGGGCTCGATGTTGCCGGGACAAACACCCTATACCATCATTCAAAAAGGACCCCTTGAAACATATTTTCAGGATTTTACTTCCCTCATTGTAAACTATCCAAATCCCAATCTTAAATGGGAAAAAACAGATGCTTATAATGCCGCGTTGGACTTTACTCTTTTTAATGCTAAGATCAATGGTTCAGTTACTGTATTCTACAAAAGAACAAGCAACGCATTTTTGACCAGAACCATTTCAGAAGTAAATGGCCGGAATTCTTATGTGGTAAATGGAGGGAATATAGAGAACAAAGGAATTGAACTGCTTTTCAACTTTACCCCCATCAATCAAACATTGGGAAGCAGCAATCAAAAATTCATCTGGCGTATCGATCCTCAGCTTGGTCAGGTTTTCAACACATTACTGAACAAGGCAATAAAGATTGAAGGAAAAGGATCATTGGCAGATGCTGCTACCAGGGATACCTATGCGAACTATCTCGCAGGTCAGGTTATACTGGATGGCAAAGCAGTCAACACCTTTTACTCCTACCGTTTTAAAGGGTTGAATCAAAAAGGGCAACCTGTGTTTTATGGCGCCGAGCCTGAAAATGCTGAAGAACTGATCAATCGCTATAATAAAATGAGCAATCAGGAATTATTGGGTGCGGTACTGGTAGAATCAGGCAAACGAGAACCCGTGCTGCAGGGAGGTATTGCGAATTATATTGCTTACGGAAGCTGGTCGCTGAACTTCAATGTCACTTACAGCATAGGCAATAAAATACGATTGCTGCAGATAGCTTCAGGTAATTATGGTGCCTATGCACCCAGTTCCCAGCAAAACTTACGCAAAGAGTTTGTCGATCGCTGGCGCTATCCCGGTGATGAATTAAAAACAACCATTCCTGGCCTTTACCCGCGCGGCCTCCCGGTAAACTGGTGGTCAACAGCTACAAAGTCATTTACTTCATTTGCGACCGATTATTACCAGATGTATGATAATTCAGACATCCGGGTTGTAAGTGGCGATTACATCAAATTGCAATCGGTTATACTGAACTATACCTGCGCGCCAGAATTGTGCCGGCATATGCATCTTAAAGCAGCCAGACTTAGTTTATCCGGTTCCAATCTATTCACCTGGGCCAGTAAGGATTTACGTGGGCAGGATCCCACTCAATCAGGCTCAAGTCCCAATATCAATCTGAGTATCCGGCCTGTGTATACATTTTCAATCAATGTGAGCTTTTAA
- a CDS encoding TonB-dependent receptor plug domain-containing protein, protein MQPGLTTVDKMLEGRVPGMIMLQNSGQAGAAPKLRIRGTSTILGTREPLWVVDGIVRVDPVPISASQINDLDFVNLVGNAISGINPNDIESIDVLKDAAATALYGVRAANGVIVVTTKRGTPGPPSVNYNSSISYTRRPRYTDNDVYMMNSEERIDVSREMFEKQIPFVGTPEGYEKAVIDYFGGRIDYDTYIERIRRAEQMNTDWLGAVTQDVVSSNHSLGLSGGNQLSRYYASVGYTNERG, encoded by the coding sequence ATGCAACCCGGTCTTACTACAGTTGATAAGATGCTGGAGGGGCGTGTGCCAGGCATGATCATGTTGCAGAATTCCGGACAGGCAGGTGCCGCTCCGAAATTACGCATCCGCGGTACCTCCACTATACTGGGTACAAGGGAACCATTATGGGTGGTTGATGGCATAGTACGGGTTGATCCGGTACCTATTTCTGCCAGCCAGATCAATGATCTCGATTTTGTAAACCTTGTTGGCAACGCTATATCAGGTATAAATCCAAATGATATTGAAAGCATTGATGTGTTGAAAGATGCAGCCGCCACCGCATTATACGGAGTAAGGGCCGCCAACGGAGTGATTGTGGTCACCACCAAAAGAGGAACACCGGGCCCACCTTCCGTCAATTACAACAGCAGTATCAGTTACACCCGCCGTCCGCGGTATACAGATAATGATGTGTACATGATGAACTCAGAGGAAAGGATAGATGTGTCCAGGGAAATGTTTGAAAAACAGATTCCCTTCGTAGGCACTCCTGAGGGCTACGAAAAAGCAGTGATAGATTATTTTGGCGGCAGGATTGACTATGACACTTATATTGAACGCATCAGAAGGGCTGAACAAATGAACACCGATTGGCTGGGTGCAGTAACACAGGATGTAGTGTCTTCCAATCATTCTCTGGGCCTTTCCGGTGGAAATCAACTCAGCCGGTATTATGCATCCGTCGGGTATACCAACGAGCGGGGGTGA
- a CDS encoding RNA polymerase sigma factor translates to MICPYFPQHSKDQGDERLFNQLIETYAPYLFADIVAIIKCRHSAADILQDTFLKLWAKRQTITDENPGGWLYRVAIHAAYKHLKKESRKRKLLNEFNSFSDPDGFTAENCLLRKEQQHQLKDIFTRLPQMQKKVFWLSREAGMSRDEIASTLNISHNTVKVHLTRAQRFFKEQLSAVGVFLFFAGFNIFCFGTGNTKSGWEDIYNTEEIYKMPSGENKYAQHNTNKPALFMITDIA, encoded by the coding sequence ATGATATGCCCGTATTTCCCGCAACACTCAAAAGACCAGGGCGATGAGCGATTGTTCAATCAACTGATTGAAACATACGCACCATATCTCTTCGCAGATATAGTTGCAATCATCAAATGCAGGCATAGCGCTGCTGATATATTGCAGGACACCTTCCTGAAATTGTGGGCAAAGCGGCAAACAATCACTGATGAAAACCCCGGTGGGTGGCTCTACCGGGTAGCCATACATGCTGCCTACAAACACCTGAAAAAAGAAAGCAGAAAAAGAAAGCTGCTGAATGAATTCAACAGTTTCAGTGACCCCGATGGATTCACTGCAGAGAACTGCTTGCTCAGAAAAGAACAACAGCACCAGCTGAAAGATATTTTCACCCGCCTTCCGCAAATGCAGAAAAAAGTGTTCTGGCTGAGCCGTGAAGCAGGAATGAGCAGAGATGAAATTGCCAGCACATTGAATATCTCTCACAATACCGTTAAAGTACATCTCACCAGGGCTCAACGTTTCTTCAAAGAACAGTTGAGTGCCGTTGGGGTCTTTTTATTTTTTGCAGGGTTTAACATTTTTTGTTTTGGTACAGGTAATACCAAAAGCGGTTGGGAGGATATATACAATACAGAGGAAATTTACAAGATGCCATCTGGCGAAAATAAATACGCTCAGCATAACACTAACAAACCAGCGCTTTTTATGATTACTGATATAGCGTAA
- a CDS encoding STN and carboxypeptidase regulatory-like domain-containing protein, translated as MRKLMPILLLFLCYVPMRSQAQENEPRVSLSVKDQPLDGIFKMIQAQTSLNIMITEKMLAGTKKVSIDVKDMPLSEALELCLKGTDLTFTIYEGTIIIKKKDPKNNSNSGNKDPDKNPIITGVITDRNRTPVPGVTVRAEKKNTAVQTDQNGKYLIEVDPKDVLVFTHISYKKEVVSIKGRNNIDLTMELVQASMSEVTISTGYQKIEQNT; from the coding sequence ATGAGAAAACTAATGCCAATCTTACTGCTATTTCTATGCTATGTACCAATGCGAAGCCAGGCGCAGGAAAATGAGCCCAGGGTTTCACTCTCCGTGAAGGATCAACCCCTCGATGGAATCTTCAAGATGATACAGGCACAAACCAGCCTGAATATCATGATCACGGAAAAAATGCTGGCAGGCACTAAAAAGGTTTCCATTGATGTAAAGGATATGCCGTTGTCAGAAGCGCTTGAATTGTGCTTAAAGGGAACTGATCTGACATTTACCATTTATGAAGGAACCATCATCATTAAGAAGAAGGACCCAAAGAACAACAGCAATTCCGGGAATAAAGATCCAGACAAAAATCCCATTATTACCGGAGTGATTACTGATCGGAACCGTACGCCTGTTCCTGGTGTAACGGTACGTGCAGAAAAGAAGAATACTGCAGTGCAAACTGACCAGAATGGTAAATATCTCATTGAAGTTGATCCGAAGGATGTACTTGTTTTTACGCATATCAGCTACAAAAAGGAAGTTGTTTCAATAAAAGGCCGGAATAATATAGATCTGACGATGGAGCTCGTTCAGGCTTCAATGAGTGAAGTAACCATTTCTACCGGTTATCAAAAGATTGAACAAAATACCTGA
- a CDS encoding RNA polymerase sigma factor, whose product MLSSTSADKEYFTRLYKQHHRSLYAYAYKKSKDQFIAEEITQTTFIKFWNHYQKTCIQPETPERLLFFITKALLVDHFRKRSTAISIEEALSEVESLPDNNSNHSEQLLRFEELVRSAAASLPERQKQIFEMKYFRQSKHEEIAAELKISRQTVKNLLGKAVKKVRKIAAQQFLHSFTSLL is encoded by the coding sequence ATGCTTTCCAGTACTTCTGCGGACAAAGAATATTTCACCAGGCTGTATAAGCAGCACCACCGCAGCTTGTATGCATATGCCTACAAGAAATCAAAGGACCAGTTCATTGCCGAAGAGATCACACAAACAACTTTCATCAAATTCTGGAACCATTACCAGAAAACCTGCATTCAACCCGAAACTCCGGAAAGATTATTATTCTTTATAACGAAAGCATTGCTGGTAGATCATTTCAGAAAAAGATCAACCGCCATCTCCATCGAAGAAGCACTTTCTGAAGTGGAAAGCCTTCCAGACAACAATTCTAACCATTCCGAACAGTTATTGCGTTTCGAAGAACTGGTAAGATCGGCAGCGGCATCACTTCCTGAAAGGCAAAAGCAGATCTTCGAAATGAAGTATTTCCGGCAATCGAAACACGAAGAGATCGCTGCCGAACTGAAGATCTCCCGCCAAACCGTTAAGAACCTTTTGGGAAAGGCTGTGAAAAAAGTCCGGAAGATCGCTGCACAACAATTCCTCCACTCTTTCACCAGTCTTCTGTAA
- a CDS encoding RNA polymerase sigma factor: protein MDGGPFNNEEELIRRLNAGESEAYCNVYQQFYPIVFILAKKYVGEELAPDITAEVFIRLWNQTKHFESLRHLRSSIQITTRNLSIDHLRLRKTEDKHYEQLKKLEEQETTDSYQQELIRARVYGLILEEIDKLPEYLRDVFRLAYVEGLNNEQIGERLNLKDATVRTKKSQALDMLRKKLSGLEFALLLAVISPHYFN from the coding sequence GTGGATGGCGGTCCATTCAATAACGAGGAAGAACTCATAAGGCGTCTGAATGCTGGAGAAAGCGAAGCATATTGCAACGTTTATCAGCAGTTTTACCCTATTGTATTTATCCTGGCCAAAAAATATGTGGGAGAAGAACTAGCCCCGGATATAACTGCCGAAGTATTTATCCGGTTGTGGAATCAGACCAAACACTTTGAATCATTACGACATCTGCGCTCCTCTATACAAATAACAACCAGAAATTTATCCATAGATCATTTACGCCTTCGGAAAACCGAGGATAAGCATTATGAACAGCTCAAAAAGCTGGAAGAACAGGAGACCACTGACAGTTATCAACAGGAACTGATCAGGGCACGCGTGTATGGGTTAATCCTTGAGGAGATCGACAAACTCCCTGAATATTTAAGGGATGTTTTCAGGCTTGCCTATGTGGAAGGACTAAACAATGAACAAATCGGAGAACGTTTGAACCTGAAAGATGCTACAGTTCGTACCAAAAAGTCTCAGGCGCTTGACATGCTGCGCAAAAAACTTTCTGGTTTGGAGTTTGCCCTGCTTTTGGCGGTAATCTCCCCGCACTACTTCAATTAA
- a CDS encoding helix-turn-helix transcriptional regulator translates to MEHPVVHSCYLGMDISPEQLISEHFFMHILEGTIVGYDGGRQYRYEAGDTFIARKNHLIRYTKIRKKEVFNRIVIAFDETFLRSFLERNPYASGVSDQEDSLLTVRSSGRIEDFLQSLQPYYEGDQMVDNGVAQLKRAELLQILLEEDPRLADVFFNFSDPEKVDMQAFMNRNFRFNIPLERFAFLSGRSLSAFKREFRHLFHKTPGAWLTRRRLEEAHFQIRHANRSPSDVYLDVGFENLSHFSFAFKKQFGKSPQALVKER, encoded by the coding sequence ATGGAACATCCGGTTGTGCATTCCTGTTACCTGGGCATGGATATTTCCCCCGAGCAATTGATATCTGAGCATTTTTTCATGCATATCCTTGAAGGGACAATAGTTGGATATGATGGAGGCAGGCAATACCGGTATGAAGCAGGTGATACCTTCATTGCCCGGAAAAATCACCTGATCCGGTATACGAAGATCAGGAAAAAGGAAGTATTCAACAGGATCGTGATCGCATTTGATGAGACGTTCCTTCGTTCTTTTCTGGAGAGGAATCCCTATGCCTCTGGTGTTTCTGATCAGGAAGATTCGCTTTTGACTGTTCGAAGCAGTGGGAGGATTGAAGATTTTCTCCAGTCGTTGCAGCCATATTATGAGGGCGATCAAATGGTTGATAACGGTGTTGCACAGCTGAAAAGGGCGGAGCTTCTGCAAATTCTTTTGGAGGAGGATCCCCGGCTTGCAGATGTGTTTTTCAATTTCAGTGACCCTGAAAAAGTGGACATGCAGGCATTCATGAATCGTAATTTCAGGTTCAATATTCCGCTGGAACGGTTTGCATTTTTGAGTGGCAGGAGTTTGTCTGCTTTCAAGCGTGAGTTCCGGCATCTTTTTCATAAAACGCCCGGCGCCTGGTTAACGAGAAGGCGACTGGAAGAGGCCCATTTCCAGATCAGACATGCCAACCGGAGCCCCAGCGATGTTTACCTGGATGTGGGGTTTGAGAATTTGTCGCATTTTTCTTTTGCCTTCAAAAAGCAATTCGGGAAGTCTCCGCAGGCGCTGGTGAAGGAGCGTTAG
- a CDS encoding SDR family oxidoreductase, whose product MQTNINTTVLVTGGSGYLGVQCIIGLLEQGYTVKTTVRSLSKKQNVIDSLAAGGITDISGLHFIEADLTADTNWENAVQGCTYVLHVASPFLAVDPEDENEIIIPARDGALRVLKASRDAGVKRLVLTSSFAAIGYSIDPKDHVYTENDWTDPNTPGLRAYIKSKTIAEKAAWDFISREGEGLELTVINPVAIFGPVLAGNYSASVEYVLKGILNGTIRDTPPFTFSVVDVRDTADIHLRAMTHPAAKGERFLASSGESFSFYDAAQLIRNERPEKAGSIADSLQQIDGALYLHLSNEKARSVLGWHPRSAKETLLATVDSLSA is encoded by the coding sequence ATGCAGACGAATATTAATACTACAGTGCTGGTGACCGGTGGGTCTGGTTATTTGGGTGTTCAGTGTATCATTGGTTTACTGGAACAGGGATATACAGTGAAAACGACAGTCCGTTCACTTTCGAAAAAACAGAACGTGATTGATTCTCTTGCTGCAGGCGGCATCACTGATATCAGTGGCTTGCATTTCATAGAGGCTGATCTTACGGCGGATACCAACTGGGAAAATGCAGTACAGGGTTGTACCTATGTTTTGCATGTTGCTTCTCCTTTTTTAGCCGTCGATCCCGAAGATGAGAACGAGATCATTATTCCTGCCAGGGATGGAGCGCTCCGGGTATTGAAAGCTTCACGAGATGCCGGCGTAAAGAGGCTGGTACTTACTTCTTCATTTGCTGCTATCGGTTATAGCATCGATCCGAAGGACCATGTATATACTGAAAATGACTGGACTGATCCAAACACGCCTGGTTTACGCGCTTATATTAAATCGAAGACCATTGCAGAAAAAGCAGCATGGGACTTCATTTCCCGGGAGGGCGAAGGCCTGGAGTTGACGGTGATCAATCCAGTTGCGATCTTTGGACCGGTTCTGGCGGGTAATTATTCTGCCTCTGTAGAGTATGTGCTGAAAGGAATACTGAACGGAACGATCCGGGATACGCCTCCGTTCACATTCAGTGTGGTGGATGTGCGGGACACGGCCGATATTCATCTTCGCGCCATGACGCATCCTGCTGCGAAAGGCGAACGTTTCCTGGCTAGCTCCGGAGAGTCCTTCAGTTTCTATGATGCAGCCCAACTGATCAGGAACGAACGTCCTGAGAAGGCCGGATCTATTGCGGATTCCCTTCAGCAGATCGATGGAGCCCTGTACCTGCACCTGTCGAATGAAAAGGCAAGATCAGTGCTGGGCTGGCATCCGCGATCAGCTAAGGAAACATTACTGGCTACAGTGGATTCACTGTCCGCATAG
- a CDS encoding FecR family protein: MSDSDDIYSISQLLFRSMTNQLDATERKQLNEWRNASSENNSIYEEFQRADLWQQELRTLLDNRHKVDQALLNANIPINVTVGPDTRDGRIAIFRRKWIRYAAAAILLISVGTYVYNINRAVVKPAMVSNNEPEPVYDKARLTLSDGSVVQLDSAGIGVIAKDGESKIVKLGDGQVKYEPGLAVKSNLLNEIATSTGSQYKLTLPDGSRVWLNASSSVKYPVAFTGEERVVSVTGEAFFEVAKDPKKPFRVKVGEMLIDVLGTSFNVNAYDNEPLVKTTLLEGSVKVSNKKGAVLLLVNQQSQMKLNEDLVIKRSVNTEETIAWKNGYFYFDKVELPIILREFARWYNLDVVYEGAIPDEKLLIILKRSSSLQSVLGALQINNIDFAMEGRKLIIRSAG, encoded by the coding sequence ATGTCTGATTCCGACGATATCTATTCTATAAGTCAACTGCTTTTCAGGTCGATGACCAATCAGCTGGATGCGACTGAGAGAAAGCAACTGAATGAATGGCGCAATGCTTCTTCAGAGAATAACAGCATATATGAAGAATTTCAGCGTGCTGATCTATGGCAGCAGGAATTAAGAACGCTATTGGATAACAGGCATAAAGTAGACCAGGCATTACTCAATGCCAATATTCCAATCAATGTGACTGTAGGGCCTGATACACGTGATGGGCGCATAGCGATCTTCAGAAGAAAATGGATCAGATACGCTGCAGCCGCAATACTATTGATTAGTGTGGGAACATATGTTTACAATATCAACCGGGCAGTGGTAAAGCCGGCTATGGTATCTAATAATGAACCAGAGCCTGTCTATGATAAGGCAAGACTCACACTCTCTGATGGTTCTGTTGTTCAACTTGACAGTGCCGGCATCGGAGTGATTGCAAAAGATGGTGAATCCAAAATTGTAAAGCTGGGAGATGGTCAGGTAAAATATGAACCAGGTTTAGCCGTGAAAAGCAACCTGTTGAATGAAATAGCCACATCAACTGGCAGTCAATACAAATTGACGCTGCCTGATGGCTCCAGGGTTTGGCTGAATGCTTCTTCTTCTGTAAAATATCCGGTGGCTTTTACAGGAGAGGAACGCGTGGTGTCGGTAACAGGCGAAGCTTTTTTTGAAGTGGCAAAGGATCCAAAGAAACCGTTTCGCGTAAAAGTGGGTGAAATGCTGATCGATGTACTTGGTACCAGCTTTAATGTGAATGCTTATGACAATGAACCACTGGTGAAAACAACATTGCTGGAAGGATCAGTGAAAGTGAGCAACAAAAAAGGAGCTGTACTGCTCTTGGTGAACCAGCAATCCCAGATGAAGCTGAACGAAGATCTTGTTATAAAGAGATCAGTTAATACAGAAGAAACGATCGCCTGGAAGAACGGCTATTTTTATTTCGATAAAGTAGAACTGCCCATTATTCTCCGTGAATTTGCGAGGTGGTATAACCTTGATGTGGTATATGAAGGTGCCATTCCTGATGAAAAACTCCTTATCATCTTAAAGCGGAGCAGTAGCCTGCAATCGGTACTGGGCGCTTTACAGATCAATAATATTGATTTTGCCATGGAGGGCAGAAAACTGATTATCAGATCCGCTGGATAA